A window of Cryomorphaceae bacterium genomic DNA:
GCAACACGGGCGAAACGGCTTGTGTGGCTGACTGCAACGGTGACTTCGGCGGAACAGCTTTCTTCGATAACTGCGGCGACTGCGTAGGTGGCAACACAGGAGAAACTGCCTGTTTAGCCGATTGCAATGGCGACTTCGGCGGAACGGCTTTCCTTGATAACTGCGGCGACTGCGTAGGCGGCAACACGGGCGAAACGGCCTGCGTAGCCGACTGCAACGGAGACTTTGGTGGAACTGCCTTCATCGATAACTGCGGGGATTGCGTAGGTGGCAACACGGGTGAAACAGCTTGTTTGGCTGACTGCAACGGTGACTTCGGAGGAACAGCCTTCATCGATAACTGTGGTGACTGCGTAGGTGGCAACACGGGCGAAACGGCTTGTGTGGCTGACTGCAACGGTGACTTCGGCGGAACGGCATTTATAGACGATTGCGGAGATTGTGTGGGAGGTAACACGCAAGAAGATCCTTGTGAGCTTTGTGATTTGGTTCTTGTTGGTAGCTCTACCCCGGCATCCGGTCCGGGTAATGCCGACGGAACCGCAACGGTTGTTGCAACGGGCGGCTCGGGAACTTACAGCTACAGTTGGAACGATCCGCTGATGCAAAACATAGCTACTGCCACGGGCCTATTCCCCGGAAACTACACCGTGTTGGTTTCTGACGGCGAAGGTTGCAACGAGCAAATCACGGTGAATGTGGGAGTTCAAGGCAACGTGCCCTTTACCCAGGTTCATGCGAACTTCTGTAATACGGGAGGATATGCATTGGGTGATTTTATCAGCGCACAGCAAGTTGCCGGCGCTACAGCGTACCGCTGGGAGTTTACCGACTCAAACAGCAATGTGCTTCCCGAATATACTCGCGTGGGTGGTAATCCATGGGTGCGTTTGGAGTGGATTTCAGGCATTGAGCTGGGCGAGACCTATGATGTTCGGGTAAAAACTGAAGTAGGAGGAGAGTGGGGCGAATACGGAATCAGTTGCAGCATCGGAATTTCGCCTGATGTGCCAAACACCTCCGTGCGGCCTGAGTATAGCCCTACCAACCCTCAAGGTAACCCCTATTCAATGTGCGACATTGTAATTGCGTTCAACATTGCTGGAGCTGAGGATTTTGAATGGCGTTTTGATCCTGATTCTGACCCGACAAATGGAAATGAGATCTACTATGTGCGCGGAGCGGCCAATCCCGGCATTCGTCTCTCATGGATTGAGGGTTTGGTGCCAGGTACAACCTACCACGTTGGTGTTCGCGTGAAAGTAAGTGGTCAATGGGGTGATTTTGGTGATGTAAGTCCCATTATACTGGCGCTTCCGCCCAACAATGTGACTGTGCGTCCGCAGTATTGTGGTGTAACACACGCCCCCAACGGAATACTGGTTGCTCAGAGTGTATGTGCAGCAGACTTCTACCAGTGGGAGTTTGTAAACCTCACCAC
This region includes:
- a CDS encoding T9SS C-terminal target domain-containing protein, which encodes NTGETACVADCNGDFGGTAFFDNCGDCVGGNTGETACLADCNGDFGGTAFLDNCGDCVGGNTGETACVADCNGDFGGTAFIDNCGDCVGGNTGETACLADCNGDFGGTAFIDNCGDCVGGNTGETACVADCNGDFGGTAFIDDCGDCVGGNTQEDPCELCDLVLVGSSTPASGPGNADGTATVVATGGSGTYSYSWNDPLMQNIATATGLFPGNYTVLVSDGEGCNEQITVNVGVQGNVPFTQVHANFCNTGGYALGDFISAQQVAGATAYRWEFTDSNSNVLPEYTRVGGNPWVRLEWISGIELGETYDVRVKTEVGGEWGEYGISCSIGISPDVPNTSVRPEYSPTNPQGNPYSMCDIVIAFNIAGAEDFEWRFDPDSDPTNGNEIYYVRGAANPGIRLSWIEGLVPGTTYHVGVRVKVSGQWGDFGDVSPIILALPPNNVTVRPQYCGVTHAPNGILVAQSVCAADFYQWEFVNLTTGVTSTAQRPNPGISLNWNQISPLLTAGDCEVRVRVQQGGILGDFGPVCTFTISGPGAPADETPAVRTLAENSSMLYPNPNAGTEVRLELSGLGDENHEVMIQIYDINGQLIQNEGFGHVGDSVSRLIHFNKNLATGMYMVHIVVDGERFATERLIVM